In one Oncorhynchus nerka isolate Pitt River linkage group LG7, Oner_Uvic_2.0, whole genome shotgun sequence genomic region, the following are encoded:
- the adtrp1 gene encoding androgen dependent TFPI regulating protein 1: MATTMSWASYLLIHLVIFSWYVFTLSANCSLKSTEIHPGAKTFGGRWKYLTFLNLVLQTVFFGLVVLIDIIHLILPSKSLKCGVPLLLVKLRDTIFTILAFPIGTFVFLSFWSIYHYDREMVYPKFLDDIIPSWLNHALHTIILPLALLQMYIQPHRYGSKMRGILGLAFFSAVYLGWVLWVHHAAGIWVYPIMERLSPVGLVIFLGVACITLAPLYLLGEKLNHKIWRSTAGSAGPQKKKKK, encoded by the exons ATGGCTACGACTATGTCATGGGCATCATATCTCCTTATTCATTTAGTCATATTTTCATGGTATGTCTTTACGTTATCGGCGAATTGCTCATTGAAAAGCACAGAGATACATCCAGGAGCCAAAACATTTGGAGGCCGCTGGAAATATCTGACTTTCCTCAATCTG GTTTTGCAGACCGTATTCTTCGGACTCGTTGTTTTGATTGACATCATCCACCTGATATTGCCATCCAAAAGTTTGAAGTGTGGTGTACCGCTCCTCCTAGTGAAATTAAGAGATACCATTTTCACTATTTTGGCGTTTCCTATTGGGACA TTTGTGTTCTTGTCCTTCTGGTCGATATATCACTATGACAGAGAGATGGTCTATCCTAAGTTTCTAGATGACATTATTCCTAGCTGGCTGAACCATGCTCTG CACACTATCATCCTGCCCCTGGCTCTGCTGCAGATGTATATTCAGCCTCATCGATATGGCAGCAAGATGAGAGGCATCCTAGGTCTGGCCTTCTTTTCTGCTGTATATCTGGGATG GGTTCTGTGGGTGCACCATGCGGCTGGTATCTGGGTCTACCCCATCATGGAGCGCCTGAGTCCCGTGGGCCTGGTTATATTCCTGGGGGTGGCTTGCATCACCCTGGCCCCCCTCTACCTGCTGGGGGAGAAACTCAACCACAAAATCTGGAGGAGCACTGCGGGATCTGCAG gacctcagaagaaaaagaagaagtaA